The Nitrospira tepida genome includes a window with the following:
- a CDS encoding cupredoxin domain-containing protein, producing the protein MKSTWWGPVVAGMVGLVLFIGAGEEGGRSDAQSEQIMEVVIRNSTFIAKQAPLALNSPVRIVVRNEDSIRHDFGSAIFQNTQTQIEHNGVIAYGSTVGGVFLDGGRSATIHFTLQRPGQYEFKCSIHPDMKGEILLMSVGAV; encoded by the coding sequence ATGAAGAGCACATGGTGGGGTCCGGTTGTCGCGGGGATGGTCGGGTTGGTCCTGTTCATCGGGGCAGGGGAAGAGGGCGGCCGATCCGATGCGCAGTCCGAACAAATCATGGAAGTCGTGATCCGGAACAGCACGTTCATCGCGAAGCAGGCCCCCCTGGCTCTTAACAGCCCCGTGAGGATCGTCGTCAGGAACGAGGATTCGATCCGTCACGACTTCGGTTCGGCGATCTTTCAGAATACCCAGACTCAGATCGAGCATAACGGCGTGATCGCATACGGCTCCACTGTGGGCGGAGTGTTCCTCGACGGCGGCCGCAGCGCGACCATTCACTTCACCCTTCAACGGCCCGGCCAGTACGAGTTTAAGTGTTCCATCCATCCCGACATGAAGGGGGAGATCCTGCTCATGTCGGTCGGCGCCGTGTAG
- a CDS encoding universal stress protein: MMAERRFERILIPVDFSPCSEEAFRLGLSLARLYQAEVLLLHVIDTKSLRMLNRLGLAQPSEEKGQIKRLRHHARLDARRLLSMEEAKGVAIRRLLAEGVPFVEIAKVARSEQAGLVVMGSYGGSVGSVEKIFFGSTAEKVVRTAGCPVLTVPLPGRPVSRSSKGGA; the protein is encoded by the coding sequence ATGATGGCGGAACGGCGATTTGAACGGATTCTCATCCCCGTCGATTTTTCCCCCTGTTCGGAGGAGGCGTTCCGGCTCGGCCTGTCGCTGGCGCGCCTCTATCAGGCCGAGGTGCTGCTGCTGCACGTCATCGACACCAAGTCTCTTCGCATGCTCAATCGGCTGGGCTTGGCCCAACCGTCCGAGGAAAAGGGACAGATCAAGCGCCTCCGCCACCATGCGCGGCTGGATGCGCGACGGCTCCTGTCGATGGAAGAGGCCAAAGGCGTGGCGATCCGCCGGCTCTTGGCGGAAGGGGTGCCGTTCGTCGAGATCGCCAAGGTGGCGCGCAGCGAGCAGGCTGGCTTGGTGGTGATGGGGAGCTATGGAGGCTCGGTGGGCAGCGTGGAGAAGATCTTCTTCGGCAGCACGGCGGAAAAGGTCGTCCGCACGGCCGGCTGTCCGGTGTTGACGGTCCCGTTGCCTGGCCGGCCGGTGAGCCGCTCATCCAAAGGCGGCGCATAA